Proteins from a single region of Strix uralensis isolate ZFMK-TIS-50842 chromosome 12, bStrUra1, whole genome shotgun sequence:
- the SLC38A8 gene encoding solute carrier family 38 member 8, which produces MERAAGEGRPLLPAAGSAGLSSAGAVFILLKSALGAGLLSFPWAFGRAGGAAPALLVELGSLVFLVSGLAVLGYAAALSAQPTYQGVVRVVCGAAAGKLCEVCFLLNLFMISVALLRVVGDQLEKLCDYLYPNGTLSGVPPPPPWYADQRFTLSALCIFVIFPLSVPREIGFQKYSSILGTLAACYLTLVIILKYHLQAESLGSPESPQPSRASSWASIFSVIPTICFGFQCHEACVAIYSSMRNQSFSHWVAVSVLSMLVCLLIYSLTGIYGYLTFGEAVASDVLMSYPGNDPVVIVARLLFGVSIVTIYPIVVLLGRSVVWDLWATPKHGAVAVPEAHERRSRVALTVAWMAATLAIALFVPDIGKVIELIGGISAFFIFIFPGLCLVCMTGTWTLGPRKKAALIAWGVLSVLGGTFVCGQSAALAVLGLLR; this is translated from the exons ATGGAGCGGGCGGCGGGCGAGGGCCGGCCCCTGCtgccggcggcgggcagcgccgggctctCCTCCGCCGGCGCCGTCTTCATCCTGCTGAAGTCGGCGCTGGGCGCGGGGCTGCTGAGCTTCCCCTGGGCCTTCggcagggccggcggcgccgCCCCCGCCCTCCTGGTGGAGCTG GGCTCGCTGGTTTTCCTGGTGAGCGGGCTGGCGGTGCTGGGCTACGCAGCAGCTCTCAGCGCCCAGCCCACCTACCAGGGGGTCGTCCGGGTGGTGTGTGGGGCGGCGGCAGGGAAGCTCTGTGAGGTCTgcttcctcctcaacctcttcATGATCTCCGTGGCTCTCCTCAGGGTGGTGGGTGACCAGCTGGAGAAAC TGTGCGACTACCTGTACCCCAATGGGACGCTGAGCGGGGTCCCCCCGCCACCACCCTGGTATGCGGACCAGCGCTTCACCCTCTCGGCTCTCTGCATCTTCGTCATCTTCCCGCTCTCCGTCCCCAGGGAGATCGGCTTCCAGAAGTACTCCAG CATCCTGGGCACTCTGGCTGCCTGCTACCTCACCCTGGTCATCATCCTGAAGTACCACCTGCAGGCAGAGAGCCTGGGCTCACCCGAGTCCCCCCAGCCCTCCAg GGCCTCCTCCTGGGCCTCCATCTTCAGCGTCATCCCAACCATCTGCTTTGGCTTCCAG TGCCACGAGGCCTGCGTGGCCATCTACAGCAGCATGCGCAACCAGAGCTTCTCCCACTGGGTCGCTGTCTCTGTGCTCTCCATGCTCGTCTGCCTGCTCATCTACTCCCTCACTG GGATCTATGGCTACCTGACCTTCGGCGAGGCCGTGGCATCCGACGTCCTGATGTCCTACCCAGGGAACGACCCGGTTGTCATTGTCGCCCGCCTGCTCTTCGGTGTCTCCATCGTCACCATCTACCCCATCgtggtgctgctgggcag ATCGGTGGTGTGGGACCTGTGGGCAACCCCCAAGCACGGGGCTGTGGCGGTGCCCGAGGCGCACGAGCGGCGGAGCCGGGTGGCGCTGACGGTCGCCTGGATGGCTGCCACGCTCGCCATCGCCCTGTTTGTCCCGGACATTGGCAAGGTCATCGAGCTCATCGGGGGCATCAGCGccttcttcatcttcatcttcccAG ggctgtgcctggtgTGCATGACCGGGACCTGGACCCTTGGGCCACGCAAAAA ggctgctctcatcGCCTGGGGCGTCCTCTCCGTGCTTGGTGGCACCTTTGTCTGCGGGCAGAGCGCTGCCCTGgccgtgctggggctgctgcgCTGA